Proteins encoded in a region of the Streptomyces akebiae genome:
- a CDS encoding globin domain-containing protein, with protein MLEARQTMDAPTTTSAGNGTSGDTDGGGWFTPRTSPPPGGGQESEGNRLAALRPVGRSQEPPNGPQQNREGAARERIQTGGDLPPGDPRSFRTAPDQGPPPAPDHDSDHSVFDPCVPDEPAGHTATASPDAVLIRRTMAEVGPVADKVTSYFYALLFVQHPELRSMFPPAMDAQRDRLLKALLTAAEHIDNTPVLVDYLQNLGRGHRKYGTQAEHYPAVGECLIGALSRYAKASWNDETEAAWVRTYTTISQVMIDAAAADELRSPPWWLAEVVSHDLRTADTAIITVRPNQPYPFLAGQYTSLETPWWPRIWRHYSFASAPRSDGLLSFHVKAIAAGWVSNSLVHRARPGDVLRLGPPAGGMTVDHTSDSGLLCLGGGTGIAPIKAIVEDVAEHGRHRPVEVFYGARTGQDLYDLDTLLRLQQSNSWLDVRPVVDKHGLLQLPDAIRDHGPWNGYDAYLSGPPGMIRSGVDALKAAGISADRIRHDSVEELVAAGD; from the coding sequence ATGCTCGAGGCGAGGCAGACCATGGACGCTCCGACCACCACGTCGGCCGGTAACGGTACTTCGGGGGACACTGACGGAGGCGGTTGGTTCACGCCTCGCACATCGCCGCCCCCTGGCGGAGGCCAGGAGTCAGAGGGCAACCGCCTCGCAGCCCTGCGACCCGTGGGCCGCTCCCAGGAGCCGCCGAACGGCCCACAGCAGAACCGGGAAGGCGCCGCGCGGGAGCGAATACAGACCGGCGGGGATCTCCCTCCCGGCGACCCGCGCAGCTTTCGGACCGCCCCGGATCAGGGCCCTCCGCCGGCCCCGGATCACGACTCCGACCACTCTGTCTTCGACCCCTGCGTGCCGGACGAGCCTGCCGGACACACCGCCACCGCTTCCCCCGACGCCGTTCTCATCCGGCGGACCATGGCCGAGGTCGGACCTGTCGCCGACAAGGTCACCTCGTACTTCTACGCGCTGCTCTTCGTTCAGCACCCGGAGCTGCGCTCGATGTTCCCCCCGGCGATGGACGCCCAGCGCGACCGCCTGCTCAAGGCACTGCTGACCGCTGCCGAACACATCGACAACACTCCCGTCCTCGTCGACTACCTGCAGAATCTCGGCCGTGGCCACCGCAAGTACGGGACCCAGGCCGAGCACTACCCGGCTGTCGGCGAGTGTCTGATCGGCGCGCTGAGCCGGTACGCCAAGGCGAGTTGGAACGACGAGACCGAGGCTGCCTGGGTGCGGACGTACACGACGATCTCCCAGGTGATGATCGACGCGGCGGCCGCGGACGAGCTGCGGTCCCCACCGTGGTGGCTCGCCGAGGTCGTCTCACACGATCTGAGAACCGCGGACACAGCGATCATCACTGTCCGCCCGAACCAGCCTTACCCCTTCCTCGCCGGGCAGTACACGAGCCTGGAGACCCCTTGGTGGCCGCGGATCTGGCGGCATTATTCGTTCGCCTCCGCGCCTCGCTCGGACGGGTTGCTGTCGTTCCATGTGAAGGCGATCGCCGCGGGCTGGGTCTCCAACTCGCTCGTGCACCGTGCCCGGCCCGGGGACGTGCTGCGCCTGGGGCCGCCTGCCGGCGGGATGACCGTCGACCACACCAGCGACAGCGGCCTGCTCTGTCTGGGCGGCGGCACCGGTATCGCGCCGATCAAGGCCATCGTGGAGGACGTGGCCGAGCACGGACGGCACCGCCCCGTCGAGGTCTTCTACGGAGCCCGCACCGGCCAGGATCTCTACGACCTCGACACCTTGCTTCGGCTGCAGCAGAGCAACTCCTGGCTCGACGTCCGTCCAGTCGTGGACAAGCACGGACTGCTGCAATTGCCCGACGCCATACGTGATCACGGGCCCTGGAACGGGTACGACGCCTACCTCTCCGGCCCGCCCGGCATGATCCGCAGCGGTGTGGACGCGCTGAAGGCAGCCGGCATTTCCGCCGACCGCATACGCCACGACTCGGTGGAGGAACTGGTGGCCGCCGGGGACTGA
- a CDS encoding cupin domain-containing protein → MKAFRLDELEAERAANDGAYLQFLRERNMSVGLYALDAGELDPQRPHSQDEVYLVVSGRASLTVGLETTQVARGSVVYVPAGVAHKFHHITEDLRVVVVFSPPEG, encoded by the coding sequence ATGAAGGCATTCCGGTTGGACGAACTGGAGGCGGAGCGCGCCGCCAACGATGGCGCATACCTGCAGTTCCTGCGCGAGCGGAACATGTCGGTCGGCCTGTACGCGCTCGATGCCGGTGAGCTCGATCCGCAGAGGCCGCACAGCCAGGACGAGGTGTACCTCGTCGTGAGCGGCCGTGCCTCGCTCACGGTAGGGCTGGAGACGACTCAGGTGGCGCGCGGCAGTGTCGTGTATGTGCCTGCCGGGGTCGCCCACAAGTTCCACCACATCACCGAGGACCTGAGGGTCGTCGTGGTGTTCTCTCCGCCGGAGGGCTGA
- a CDS encoding GNAT family N-acetyltransferase — translation MSTPFPAPLPIRRLTPRDLTACADLSEDRGWPREEHKWGLLLSAGTGYGVDDPEGGLITACVVTEYGPAGRPELGAIGMVLVAERHARQGIGRRLMQHVLAEMGTTPLTLHATPHGRPLYEELGFKVTGRAEMVRGHFTAGGPDSAVFTRPATAEDLITILRLDEEVFGTDRTHVLTRLPAFADQLRVAEENGRIIGYAAAWPNLNDQVVGPLIARDTEAAKALIASLAAHTDRPLRTDIDVRHEELLTWAKGRGLASIAFNSVMTYGISELPGDWARRYAPLTVAAG, via the coding sequence GTGTCGACACCTTTCCCCGCTCCTCTGCCCATCCGCCGTCTGACGCCTCGCGATCTCACCGCCTGCGCCGACTTGTCCGAGGACCGGGGCTGGCCTCGCGAGGAGCACAAGTGGGGGCTGCTTCTGTCGGCCGGCACGGGATACGGCGTCGATGACCCCGAGGGCGGGCTGATCACCGCTTGCGTGGTCACCGAGTACGGCCCGGCGGGCCGCCCGGAACTGGGGGCGATCGGCATGGTGCTGGTCGCCGAGCGGCACGCCCGCCAGGGCATCGGCCGCCGCCTGATGCAACATGTCCTCGCGGAGATGGGCACGACACCGCTGACCCTGCACGCCACCCCGCACGGGCGCCCTCTCTACGAGGAGCTGGGCTTCAAGGTCACCGGACGGGCCGAGATGGTGCGCGGGCACTTCACGGCAGGGGGACCGGACTCCGCGGTTTTCACTCGCCCGGCCACGGCCGAGGATCTCATCACGATTCTTCGGCTCGACGAAGAGGTTTTCGGCACGGACCGCACCCACGTCCTCACCCGGCTTCCCGCCTTCGCCGACCAGCTGCGCGTCGCGGAGGAGAACGGCCGGATCATCGGATACGCAGCCGCCTGGCCCAACCTCAACGACCAGGTCGTCGGTCCACTGATCGCCCGTGACACGGAGGCGGCGAAGGCGCTCATCGCTTCCCTCGCCGCCCACACGGACCGACCGTTGCGCACCGACATCGACGTCCGCCACGAGGAGCTGCTGACGTGGGCGAAGGGCCGTGGCCTCGCTTCGATCGCCTTCAACTCGGTGATGACGTACGGGATCTCGGAGCTACCGGGTGACTGGGCCCGGCGCTACGCCCCGCTGACCGTGGCAGCCGGCTGA
- a CDS encoding LysR family transcriptional regulator — MDLALLRTFVTVHRAGSFTRAAALLGLSQPAVTSQIRTLERQLGRPLFLRKARGVTPTTIGDELAHKAAPHLDALVEIAETGLDDDSSLRTLHLAGPPEFTAERALPALTALTGDDGQGFALRVSFGNSDETLEGLAAGHHDLAITTAQPRGALLSATPLCDEEHVLVAAPRWADEIGPGRLGRKGAHTLEELPLVEVHESLPFVARYWAAVFDARPGTSGTVVVPDLRAVIACAISGAGLAVVPRYLCASALERGDLVTLLEPAVPPLRTYFLVVRTGTLAMPHVARAHEWLLGTAANWS; from the coding sequence ATGGATCTGGCCCTACTGCGGACGTTCGTGACCGTGCACCGGGCCGGTTCCTTCACCCGTGCCGCCGCCCTGCTGGGTCTTTCGCAGCCAGCCGTCACTTCCCAGATACGCACTCTGGAACGCCAGTTGGGCCGCCCGCTCTTCCTGCGCAAGGCCCGGGGGGTGACACCGACGACCATCGGCGACGAGCTCGCCCACAAGGCCGCGCCGCATCTCGACGCGCTGGTGGAGATCGCCGAGACCGGCCTCGACGACGACTCCTCCTTACGGACCCTGCACCTCGCCGGACCTCCGGAGTTCACCGCCGAGCGGGCCCTGCCCGCGCTCACCGCCCTGACCGGCGACGACGGCCAGGGCTTCGCGCTGCGGGTCTCCTTCGGGAACTCCGACGAGACGCTGGAGGGCCTTGCCGCCGGGCACCATGATCTGGCCATCACCACCGCGCAGCCGCGTGGTGCCCTGCTCAGCGCAACCCCCCTCTGCGACGAGGAGCACGTCTTGGTCGCCGCCCCGCGCTGGGCGGACGAGATCGGTCCGGGCAGGCTGGGGCGTAAGGGGGCGCACACACTGGAGGAGCTTCCCCTCGTCGAGGTACACGAGTCACTGCCCTTCGTCGCCCGCTACTGGGCGGCGGTCTTCGACGCCAGGCCCGGCACCTCCGGGACCGTCGTCGTCCCGGACCTGCGCGCGGTGATCGCCTGCGCGATCTCGGGGGCCGGGCTGGCCGTGGTCCCCCGTTATCTGTGCGCTTCCGCCCTGGAGCGTGGTGACCTCGTCACGCTCCTCGAACCCGCTGTGCCGCCGTTGCGGACCTATTTCCTGGTGGTCCGCACCGGCACCCTGGCCATGCCGCACGTCGCACGGGCACACGAGTGGCTGTTGGGGACCGCGGCGAACTGGTCCTGA
- a CDS encoding SsgA family sporulation/cell division regulator, translated as MRESVQAEVMMSFLVSEELSFRIPVELRYETCDPYAVRLTFHLPGDAPVTWAFGRELLIDGVGRPCGDGDVHIAPADPETFGEVLIRLQVGSDQAMFRVGTAPLVAFLDRTDKLVPLGQERSLADFDALLDEALDRILAEEQSAG; from the coding sequence ATGCGCGAGTCGGTACAGGCAGAGGTCATGATGAGCTTCCTCGTCTCGGAGGAGCTCTCCTTCCGCATTCCGGTGGAGCTGCGTTACGAGACCTGTGATCCCTATGCCGTGCGGCTGACCTTTCACCTGCCTGGTGATGCCCCGGTTACCTGGGCCTTCGGGCGGGAGCTGCTCATCGACGGAGTCGGCCGGCCGTGCGGGGACGGGGACGTCCACATCGCGCCCGCCGATCCGGAGACGTTCGGCGAGGTCCTGATCCGCCTTCAGGTGGGAAGCGACCAGGCGATGTTCCGGGTCGGCACGGCGCCACTGGTGGCCTTCCTGGACCGCACGGACAAGCTCGTGCCGCTGGGGCAGGAGCGTTCCCTCGCCGACTTCGACGCACTCCTCGACGAGGCGCTGGACCGCATCCTGGCGGAGGAGCAGAGCGCGGGCTGA
- a CDS encoding low molecular weight protein-tyrosine-phosphatase: protein MTYRVCFVCTGNICRSPMAESVFRARVEEAGLGALVEVDSAGTGGWHEGDAADPRTVAVLESNGYGSVHAARQFQVSWFSRLDLVIALDEGHLKALRRLAPTAADADKIRLLRSYDPAAGDDLDVPDPYYGDMDGFEECLELVEAASPGLLAAVREKVEVGTA from the coding sequence ATGACGTACCGAGTCTGCTTCGTCTGCACCGGCAACATCTGCCGTTCCCCGATGGCCGAGTCCGTCTTTCGCGCCCGCGTCGAAGAGGCGGGGCTCGGCGCACTGGTCGAGGTCGACAGCGCGGGGACCGGAGGCTGGCACGAGGGCGACGCCGCCGATCCGCGCACAGTCGCGGTCCTGGAGTCGAACGGCTACGGAAGCGTCCACGCGGCCCGGCAGTTCCAGGTCTCGTGGTTCTCCCGCCTCGACCTCGTCATAGCCCTCGACGAAGGCCACCTCAAGGCCCTGCGCCGCCTCGCCCCGACGGCGGCGGATGCGGACAAGATCCGCCTCCTGCGCTCCTACGACCCCGCCGCCGGAGACGACCTCGACGTTCCGGACCCCTACTACGGGGACATGGACGGGTTCGAGGAGTGTCTGGAGCTCGTGGAGGCCGCGAGCCCAGGTCTGCTGGCCGCCGTGCGCGAGAAGGTGGAGGTAGGTACCGCATGA
- a CDS encoding phage holin family protein, with translation MMNFLVKTIANAGALAVAVWLVDKITLTGDSTGKKVGTLLLVALVFGLVNAVVKPLVQLLTLPLFILTLGLFTLIVNALMLLLTSWLADVLDLSFHVEGFWTAVLGGLIISIVSWALSLVLPDGD, from the coding sequence ATGATGAATTTCCTAGTCAAGACGATCGCCAACGCGGGCGCCCTTGCGGTCGCGGTGTGGCTGGTGGACAAGATCACGCTGACCGGGGACAGCACGGGCAAGAAGGTCGGCACGCTGCTGCTGGTCGCCCTAGTCTTCGGCCTGGTGAACGCGGTGGTCAAGCCGCTCGTGCAGCTGCTGACCCTTCCCCTGTTCATCCTGACCCTCGGCCTGTTCACGCTGATCGTGAACGCCCTGATGCTTCTGCTCACCTCCTGGCTGGCCGACGTCCTCGACCTGAGTTTCCACGTGGAGGGCTTCTGGACCGCCGTTCTCGGCGGCCTGATCATCTCGATAGTCTCCTGGGCACTCTCCCTCGTCCTGCCCGACGGGGACTGA
- a CDS encoding YibE/F family protein: MTTTQQPPPPPPEPPHGHGPGNGHGHGSGGGPGYGSGGGHGSGGGDGSGGGHGQGPSSGGGHGHSHSHSHGPAAPVSQHLRKVIAAVLIPFATAVVVGLVVLWPGGAPAHERTGVGFDRQTQQATVTKVEEVSCSSVNASGDTPTGDTSTAEGSSAQQQANGTCKKATVRVDTGDDKGRTFTEIVQPDQSRQLEQGQEVVVAYEPAAPKDLQYSVTDVNRKFPMALLAGIFALAVVVVGRMRGVMALVALAISFLVLTLFILPAILQGSNPLVVAVVGASAIMLIALYMCHGLSARTSVAVIGTLISLLLIGLLGSGFIGSAYLTGNTDDNTGLIHGLYPTIDMSGLLLAGVIIGSLGVLDDVTVTQTSAVWELHEANPTMGWRNLYRAGIRIGRDHIASVVNTLVLAYAGAALPLLLLFSIAQSSVGTVANSELVAEEIVRTLVGSIGLVASVPVTTALAALVVSADRPGAQEAASVPAPARGGKGRRRKR, translated from the coding sequence GTGACCACGACGCAGCAGCCCCCGCCTCCACCCCCCGAGCCGCCCCACGGCCATGGCCCCGGAAACGGCCATGGGCATGGTTCTGGCGGCGGCCCAGGATACGGCTCCGGAGGCGGCCACGGCTCCGGAGGCGGAGATGGCTCCGGAGGCGGACATGGCCAAGGCCCGTCTTCCGGCGGCGGCCACGGCCATTCCCACAGTCATAGCCATGGCCCCGCCGCGCCCGTTTCGCAGCACCTGCGCAAGGTCATCGCGGCGGTGCTGATCCCCTTCGCGACCGCGGTCGTCGTGGGTCTCGTCGTGCTCTGGCCCGGCGGCGCCCCGGCGCACGAACGCACGGGGGTGGGCTTCGACCGGCAGACGCAGCAGGCCACCGTCACCAAGGTCGAAGAGGTCAGCTGCTCGTCGGTGAACGCCTCGGGAGACACCCCGACCGGCGACACGTCCACCGCCGAGGGCTCGTCCGCCCAGCAGCAGGCGAACGGCACCTGCAAGAAGGCCACGGTCCGGGTCGACACCGGTGACGACAAGGGCCGTACCTTCACGGAGATCGTTCAGCCGGACCAGTCACGGCAGTTGGAGCAAGGCCAGGAGGTCGTGGTCGCGTACGAACCCGCCGCGCCCAAGGACCTGCAGTACTCGGTCACCGATGTGAACCGGAAGTTCCCGATGGCACTGCTCGCCGGGATCTTCGCACTCGCCGTCGTGGTCGTGGGCCGGATGCGCGGCGTCATGGCCCTGGTGGCACTGGCCATCAGCTTCCTGGTACTGACCCTCTTCATCCTGCCGGCTATCTTGCAGGGCTCGAACCCGCTGGTGGTGGCAGTGGTCGGGGCCAGCGCCATCATGCTCATCGCCCTCTACATGTGCCACGGGCTCTCGGCCCGGACATCCGTGGCGGTGATCGGCACCCTGATCTCGCTGCTGCTGATCGGCCTGCTGGGTTCGGGGTTCATCGGCTCGGCCTACCTGACCGGTAACACCGACGACAACACCGGTCTGATCCATGGGCTGTACCCGACGATCGACATGAGCGGTCTGCTCCTCGCGGGCGTCATCATCGGCTCCCTCGGCGTGCTCGACGACGTGACGGTCACGCAGACGTCGGCGGTGTGGGAGCTGCACGAGGCCAATCCGACGATGGGCTGGCGGAACCTGTACCGCGCGGGCATCCGGATCGGCCGCGACCACATCGCGTCGGTGGTCAACACACTCGTTCTCGCCTACGCCGGTGCCGCGCTACCCCTGTTGCTGCTCTTCTCGATCGCGCAGAGCAGCGTCGGCACGGTCGCCAACAGCGAGCTCGTCGCTGAGGAGATCGTGCGCACGCTCGTCGGCTCGATCGGGCTGGTGGCCTCGGTGCCGGTGACCACCGCGCTGGCCGCCCTGGTCGTCTCCGCCGACCGCCCGGGCGCCCAGGAAGCGGCATCCGTGCCCGCTCCGGCCCGTGGCGGAAAGGGTCGCCGCCGCAAGCGCTGA
- a CDS encoding NUDIX domain-containing protein has product MTVRPVVKRTARAVLLDGDDLILIKRTKPGMDPYWLTPGGGVEPEDTTVVDALHREVHEELGAKITDVVPCFVDTVEHIGEDGGATGVKVQHFFVCRLESMDPSKRHGPEVDEPLGEYEIVRIPFTRVGIASVHLVPLSLRHYLDGNIEGVRAMHAPDLG; this is encoded by the coding sequence ATGACCGTACGACCCGTGGTCAAGCGCACCGCCCGCGCCGTTCTGCTCGACGGCGACGACCTGATCCTGATCAAGCGGACCAAGCCGGGCATGGATCCCTACTGGCTCACGCCGGGCGGCGGTGTCGAGCCGGAGGACACCACGGTCGTCGACGCGCTCCACCGCGAAGTCCACGAGGAGCTCGGCGCCAAGATCACCGATGTGGTGCCCTGTTTCGTGGACACCGTCGAGCACATCGGCGAGGACGGCGGCGCCACCGGTGTGAAGGTCCAGCACTTCTTCGTCTGTCGTCTGGAGTCCATGGACCCCTCCAAGCGACACGGCCCCGAAGTGGATGAGCCTCTGGGGGAATACGAGATCGTGCGCATCCCCTTCACCCGGGTCGGCATCGCCTCCGTGCACCTCGTCCCGTTGTCGCTGCGGCACTACCTGGACGGGAACATCGAGGGCGTGCGGGCGATGCATGCGCCCGACCTGGGCTGA
- a CDS encoding IclR family transcriptional regulator encodes MQRAMRLLEAVAEREHGAPAKQLARDAGLALPTAYHLLRTLVHEGYLHRDRGLFFLGEAAERLSSSGAQQKRRSTVSEALAHWRDALGVPVYFATYRDGEIEVLCVADSPNTPAVEEWADFRETGHAHAIGQCLLSQLSEEARRDHLDRYPVQSLTPYTVRDEETLLRRLRRLGRMEPVVEQQEYALGTVCAAIPITVGTTAGTLAISLPSHQAARLLPVAHQLQTEIGKLLGTLAISISI; translated from the coding sequence GTGCAGCGGGCGATGCGGCTGCTGGAAGCCGTTGCCGAACGGGAACACGGAGCGCCCGCCAAACAGTTGGCACGGGACGCCGGACTCGCGCTGCCCACGGCGTACCACCTGCTCCGCACACTGGTGCACGAGGGCTATCTGCACCGGGACAGGGGGCTGTTCTTCCTCGGTGAGGCGGCCGAGCGGCTGAGCAGCAGCGGGGCGCAGCAGAAACGTCGCAGCACGGTGAGCGAGGCACTGGCGCACTGGCGGGACGCCCTGGGCGTGCCCGTCTACTTCGCGACGTACCGGGACGGCGAGATCGAGGTCCTGTGCGTCGCCGACAGCCCGAACACACCGGCCGTCGAGGAATGGGCCGACTTCCGTGAAACGGGGCACGCACACGCCATCGGACAGTGCCTGCTGTCCCAACTGAGCGAGGAGGCCCGCCGCGACCACCTGGACCGCTACCCGGTGCAGTCGCTCACCCCGTACACGGTTCGTGACGAGGAGACGCTGCTCCGGCGCCTCCGGCGCCTCGGACGCATGGAACCGGTGGTCGAACAGCAGGAGTACGCCCTCGGGACGGTCTGCGCCGCGATTCCCATCACCGTCGGGACGACTGCCGGGACCCTCGCCATCTCGCTGCCCTCGCACCAGGCGGCCCGTCTGTTGCCGGTGGCCCACCAGTTGCAGACGGAGATCGGAAAGCTACTAGGGACACTCGCGATCTCTATCAGCATCTGA
- a CDS encoding DUF5326 family protein, whose amino-acid sequence MREIFAGLPWWVKWIAMPVIALLVFGGLIVSVVQVVVGLLFKVLVFVALVGGLIYVVRKFTAGSSSRGDW is encoded by the coding sequence ATGCGGGAGATCTTCGCGGGGTTGCCGTGGTGGGTGAAGTGGATCGCGATGCCGGTCATCGCTTTGCTGGTGTTCGGAGGGCTGATAGTCAGCGTCGTCCAGGTCGTGGTGGGCCTGCTCTTCAAGGTGCTGGTCTTCGTGGCCCTGGTCGGTGGACTGATCTATGTCGTCAGGAAGTTCACGGCGGGGTCCTCGTCGCGGGGAGACTGGTGA
- a CDS encoding cystathionine gamma-lyase encodes MSTENPASGLGEGTRAVRAGLPEPVKHEPTLPGPVFAAHYHLPGEPTGPYAYGRDQNPTWTLLERAIGELEAPGQDDVETVAFASGMAAISAVLFSQVRSGDVLVLPSDGYNVLPLAGEQLRSYGIEVRSAPTGGDAQLDALDGARLLWIETPSNPGLDVCDVRRLSEAARARGCLVAVDNTLATPLGQRPLDLGADFAVASGTKQLTGHGDVLLGYVAGRNPALMAGVRRWRKIVGAIPGPMEAWLAHRSLATLHLRADRQNVNALAVAEALKGRPEVTGVRYPGLPDDPSHKIASQQMRRYGCVVSFTVPTRAHADRFLDALRLVDDATSFGGVRSTAERRGRWGGDAVPEGFIRFSAGAEDTDDLVADVLRALTVAAD; translated from the coding sequence ATGAGCACCGAGAACCCCGCTTCGGGCCTCGGCGAGGGCACCCGCGCGGTGCGCGCCGGACTGCCCGAGCCCGTCAAGCACGAGCCCACCCTCCCCGGGCCGGTCTTCGCCGCCCACTATCACCTGCCGGGCGAGCCCACGGGCCCGTACGCCTACGGACGCGACCAGAACCCCACCTGGACGCTGCTGGAACGGGCCATCGGCGAACTGGAGGCCCCCGGGCAGGACGACGTCGAGACGGTCGCCTTCGCCTCCGGCATGGCCGCCATCTCGGCCGTCCTCTTCTCCCAGGTGCGCTCCGGTGACGTCCTCGTCCTGCCGAGCGACGGCTACAACGTACTTCCGCTCGCCGGTGAACAGCTGCGGTCCTACGGCATCGAGGTGCGCAGCGCACCGACGGGCGGCGACGCCCAGCTCGACGCTCTGGACGGCGCCAGACTGCTGTGGATCGAGACACCGTCGAACCCCGGGCTGGACGTGTGCGACGTGCGGCGGCTCAGTGAAGCGGCACGTGCGCGTGGGTGTCTGGTGGCCGTCGACAACACCCTGGCGACACCACTGGGGCAGCGCCCGCTGGATCTGGGTGCCGACTTCGCCGTGGCAAGTGGAACAAAGCAGTTGACCGGCCACGGGGACGTCCTGCTCGGGTACGTCGCCGGGCGCAACCCCGCACTGATGGCCGGCGTGCGGCGATGGCGCAAGATCGTCGGTGCGATCCCGGGCCCGATGGAGGCCTGGCTCGCACACCGCTCGCTCGCCACCCTCCACCTGCGTGCCGACCGGCAGAACGTCAACGCCCTGGCGGTGGCCGAGGCGCTCAAGGGCCGGCCCGAGGTCACCGGGGTGCGCTACCCGGGGCTGCCCGACGATCCCTCGCACAAGATCGCCTCGCAGCAGATGCGGCGCTACGGGTGTGTGGTGTCGTTCACGGTGCCCACGCGCGCGCATGCCGACCGTTTCCTCGACGCGCTACGCCTCGTGGACGACGCCACAAGCTTCGGCGGGGTGCGCTCCACCGCCGAGCGACGCGGCCGCTGGGGAGGTGACGCGGTTCCGGAGGGCTTCATCCGTTTCTCCGCCGGCGCGGAGGACACGGACGACCTCGTGGCGGACGTACTCCGGGCGCTCACTGTTGCCGCCGACTAG